The following are encoded in a window of Citrobacter freundii genomic DNA:
- the cfa gene encoding cyclopropane fatty acyl phospholipid synthase yields MSSSCIEDVSVPDDDWYRITSELLSRAGITINGAAPADIRVNNPDFYKRVLQDGSLGLGESYMDGWWECDRLDMFFTQVLRAGLEGQLPRHFKDTLRIAAARLFNLQNKKRAWVVGKEHYDLGNDLFTRMLDPYMQYSCAYWKDATTLESAQQAKLNMIAEKLQLKPGMRVLDIGCGWGGLSQFMAAHYGVSVVGVTISAEQQKLAQTRCEGLDVTILLEDYRDLHDRFDRIVSVGMFEHVGPKNYNTYFDVVDRNLKPEGLFLLHSIGSRKTDNNVDPWINKYIFPNGCLPSVRQIAKASEPHFVMEDWHNFGADYDTTLMAWHTRFMATWPEITEHYTERFKRMFSYYLNACAGAFRARDIQLWQVVFSRGVEHGLRVPR; encoded by the coding sequence ATGAGTTCATCGTGTATAGAAGACGTCAGCGTACCAGATGATGACTGGTATCGAATCACCAGTGAATTATTAAGCCGTGCGGGCATTACCATTAATGGCGCTGCACCGGCAGATATTCGCGTTAACAACCCCGATTTTTACAAGCGCGTTTTACAGGATGGTTCGCTGGGTTTAGGTGAAAGTTATATGGATGGCTGGTGGGAATGCGATCGGCTGGACATGTTTTTTACTCAGGTTTTACGTGCCGGCCTTGAAGGCCAACTCCCCCGCCACTTTAAAGACACGCTGCGAATCGCCGCCGCGCGCCTGTTCAATTTACAGAATAAAAAACGCGCGTGGGTTGTCGGAAAAGAACACTACGATTTAGGCAACGATCTCTTCACCCGCATGCTTGATCCCTACATGCAATATTCCTGTGCCTACTGGAAGGACGCCACGACCCTGGAGTCAGCCCAACAGGCGAAGCTCAATATGATCGCCGAAAAATTACAGCTCAAACCGGGGATGCGCGTGCTGGACATTGGCTGCGGCTGGGGAGGCTTGTCCCAGTTTATGGCCGCCCATTACGGCGTCAGCGTCGTGGGGGTGACCATTTCTGCCGAACAGCAGAAACTGGCACAAACACGGTGTGAAGGGCTGGATGTCACTATTTTACTTGAGGATTACCGCGACCTGCACGATCGTTTCGACCGCATTGTCTCCGTTGGCATGTTTGAGCATGTGGGTCCAAAAAACTACAACACCTATTTTGATGTTGTCGATCGCAATTTAAAACCAGAGGGTCTGTTTTTGCTCCACAGCATTGGATCCAGAAAAACCGACAATAACGTCGATCCGTGGATCAATAAGTATATTTTCCCGAATGGTTGCTTGCCGTCCGTGCGCCAGATTGCGAAAGCCAGCGAGCCGCATTTTGTGATGGAAGACTGGCACAACTTTGGCGCCGATTACGATACTACGCTGATGGCCTGGCATACGCGCTTTATGGCAACCTGGCCTGAAATCACCGAGCACTACACCGAGCGCTTTAAACGTATGTTCAGCTACTACCTCAACGCCTGTGCCGGCGCATTTCGCGCCCGTGATATTCAGCTCTGGCAGGTGGTGTTCTCACGTGGCGTAGAACACGGTCTGCGCGTTCCACGCTAG
- the punC gene encoding purine nucleoside transporter PunC has translation MQPGKGFLVWLAGLSVLGFLATDMYLPAFAAIQSDLQTPASAVSASLSLFLAGFAIAQLLWGPLSDHYGRKPILLLGLSIFALSSLGMLWVENATGLLVLRFIQAVGVCAASVIWQALVADYYPSQKVNRIFATIMPLVGLSPALAPLLGSWILMHFSWQAIFATLFAITLILMLPALRLKPTAKARDDSQDKLTFATLLRSRTYRGNVLIYAACSASFFAWLTGSPFILSEMGYSPAVIGLSYVPQTIAFLIGGYGCRAALQKWEGRQLLPWLLILYAVSVIATWAVGFIHHVALAEILIPFCVMAIANGAIYPIVVAQALRPFPQATGRAAALQNTLQLGLCFLASLVVSWLISTPLFTTTGVMLSTVLLAALGYKMQSQKECRSHADEVSTAAPGESHS, from the coding sequence ATGCAACCTGGAAAAGGGTTTTTAGTCTGGCTGGCAGGTCTTAGCGTGCTCGGTTTTCTGGCAACGGATATGTATTTGCCAGCATTTGCGGCTATTCAGTCCGATTTGCAAACCCCAGCATCAGCCGTCAGCGCCAGCCTTAGCCTGTTCTTGGCGGGTTTTGCCATCGCACAACTTCTGTGGGGGCCACTCTCCGACCATTATGGCCGCAAGCCTATTTTGCTACTGGGCCTCTCCATCTTCGCGCTGAGCAGTCTTGGCATGCTTTGGGTCGAAAACGCCACCGGCTTGCTGGTGTTGCGCTTTATCCAGGCTGTGGGCGTCTGTGCGGCGTCGGTTATCTGGCAGGCGCTGGTTGCTGATTATTATCCCTCGCAAAAAGTGAACCGTATCTTTGCCACCATTATGCCGCTGGTCGGGTTATCTCCCGCGCTCGCGCCATTATTAGGCAGTTGGATCCTGATGCATTTTTCCTGGCAGGCTATCTTTGCCACCCTGTTTGCCATCACCCTGATCCTGATGCTGCCAGCCCTGCGCCTGAAGCCCACGGCTAAAGCGCGTGACGATAGCCAGGATAAGCTCACCTTTGCCACCCTGCTGCGCTCCAGAACCTACCGCGGCAACGTGCTGATTTATGCGGCCTGTTCCGCGAGCTTTTTCGCGTGGCTGACCGGCTCGCCGTTTATCCTGAGCGAGATGGGCTATAGCCCGGCCGTCATTGGCCTGAGCTATGTGCCGCAAACCATCGCCTTTTTGATCGGCGGATACGGCTGTCGTGCCGCCCTGCAAAAATGGGAAGGTCGTCAATTACTGCCGTGGCTGCTCATTCTGTATGCGGTGAGCGTTATCGCTACCTGGGCGGTCGGCTTTATTCACCACGTTGCGCTGGCCGAAATCCTGATCCCATTCTGCGTGATGGCAATAGCGAACGGTGCTATCTATCCGATTGTCGTTGCTCAGGCTTTGCGTCCCTTCCCACAGGCAACAGGACGTGCCGCAGCGCTGCAGAATACGCTGCAACTGGGCTTATGCTTCCTGGCAAGTCTGGTTGTGTCGTGGTTGATCAGCACGCCGCTATTCACCACTACTGGCGTCATGCTGTCTACGGTGTTGCTGGCCGCGCTGGGGTACAAAATGCAGTCGCAGAAAGAATGTCGCTCTCACGCTGATGAGGTTTCTACTGCTGCGCCCGGCGAATCACATTCATAG
- a CDS encoding riboflavin synthase subunit alpha — protein sequence MFTGIVQGTAKLVSIDEKPNFRTHVVELPEYMLDGLETGASVAHNGCCLTVTDINGNHISFDLMKETLRITNLGELKVGDRVNVERAAKFSDEIGGHLMSGHIMTTAEISKILTSENNRQIWFKVQDASLMKYILYKGFIGIDGISLTVGEVTPTRFCVHLIPETLERTTLGKKKLGARVNIEIDPQTQAVVDTVERVLAAKESAVNHVTGEV from the coding sequence ATGTTTACGGGTATTGTGCAGGGCACCGCGAAACTGGTGTCTATTGATGAGAAACCAAATTTTCGTACGCATGTAGTGGAGTTACCTGAATACATGCTGGATGGCCTGGAGACGGGTGCATCAGTTGCACACAATGGTTGTTGTCTGACGGTGACCGACATTAACGGCAATCACATCAGCTTTGACCTGATGAAAGAAACGCTGCGTATTACCAATCTGGGCGAGCTTAAAGTGGGCGATCGGGTCAACGTAGAGCGCGCGGCAAAATTCAGCGATGAGATCGGCGGGCATTTAATGTCAGGCCATATTATGACTACCGCTGAGATATCAAAAATTCTGACCTCAGAAAATAATCGTCAGATCTGGTTTAAGGTGCAGGATGCGTCGTTGATGAAATATATCCTGTACAAAGGATTTATCGGCATTGATGGTATCAGCCTGACGGTTGGCGAAGTAACACCGACGCGTTTTTGCGTGCATTTGATCCCGGAAACGCTGGAGCGTACGACGCTTGGTAAGAAAAAACTGGGGGCTCGGGTCAACATCGAAATCGACCCACAAACGCAGGCGGTCGTGGATACCGTTGAGCGCGTGCTGGCGGCAAAAGAAAGTGCAGTAAATCACGTCACCGGCGAAGTCTAA